One Roseimaritima multifibrata DNA window includes the following coding sequences:
- a CDS encoding histone deacetylase family protein — protein MTLFYYDPIFQEHVTGDHPENGGRILSVIRHLSFVGLDASCRRPSWKPASAERLCYVHTPEYVESVKQFALSGGGYIEEDTAVSKKSYEIACMAAGAACDAVERVVRGEDKTAFCLVRPPGHHAMPDHAMGFCLLNNIAVGARVATRELGIERVLIVDIDVHHGNGTQAIFWEDPLVAYFSMHCFPLYPETGAADEIGAGPGVGTILNLPIAQGTPRDELLGTFRHQLKEFAARIKPQLVLVSAGFDAHKDNPVGSLGLETDDYKGITRSLLEIADEYADGKLVSVLEGGYNPHALTDCVTVHLETLLGEI, from the coding sequence ATGACACTTTTTTATTATGACCCGATTTTTCAAGAACACGTGACGGGCGACCATCCCGAAAACGGTGGACGCATCCTTTCTGTCATTCGGCACCTGAGCTTTGTCGGTCTTGACGCGAGTTGCCGGCGTCCATCCTGGAAACCGGCTTCCGCGGAAAGACTCTGCTACGTACACACCCCTGAATACGTCGAATCCGTCAAACAATTCGCATTGAGTGGGGGCGGCTACATCGAAGAAGATACCGCTGTCAGCAAGAAGTCCTACGAAATCGCGTGCATGGCCGCCGGTGCGGCATGCGATGCGGTGGAAAGAGTGGTCCGCGGCGAAGACAAAACGGCTTTCTGCCTAGTCCGCCCTCCTGGGCACCATGCGATGCCAGATCATGCCATGGGATTCTGCTTGCTAAATAATATCGCGGTCGGGGCGAGGGTTGCGACGCGGGAACTAGGGATTGAACGCGTATTGATCGTCGACATCGACGTGCATCACGGAAATGGCACTCAAGCAATTTTCTGGGAAGACCCCCTTGTTGCTTACTTCTCGATGCACTGCTTCCCGCTCTATCCAGAAACGGGGGCGGCCGATGAAATCGGTGCCGGGCCAGGAGTCGGCACGATCTTGAATCTGCCAATCGCACAGGGAACCCCACGAGACGAACTGCTGGGCACTTTCAGACATCAGCTGAAGGAATTTGCTGCGCGTATCAAACCGCAACTGGTTCTAGTCAGTGCTGGCTTTGACGCACACAAAGACAACCCCGTCGGTTCGTTGGGGCTGGAAACAGACGACTACAAAGGAATCACCCGCTCCCTTTTAGAGATCGCAGACGAATACGCCGACGGCAAACTGGTCAGCGTCCTGGAAGGCGGTTACAACCCGCACGCTCTGACGGACTGTGTCACCGTTCACTTAGAAACGCTTCTAGGCGAAATCTAA
- a CDS encoding bifunctional acetate--CoA ligase family protein/GNAT family N-acetyltransferase translates to MPIRNLDKIFAPKSVAVIGASKRPSSVGNTVLLNLVDGGFTGAVYAVNSKYTEINGVACFGAVSEIPDPVDLAVICTPAATVPDIVRQCGEAGIRGLVILSAGFREASKEGAALEEEIRGMARQFAGLRIIGPNCLGVMAPHHSLNASFASDSPIKGRVAFISQSGALCTAVLDWAIQENVGFSNFVSVGNMLDVGIADLIDYFATDGYTESIILYMESISKGRGFMSAARAFSREKPIIAYKAGRFAQSAKAAASHTGAMAGVDSVYEAAMARAGIVRVFDVDDLFDCAELLARKKLPSGPRLAIITNAGGPGVMATDALLERHGVLTELSSATIAKLNKKLPAAWSHGNPVDVIGDAPPERFSAAVEIVLGAEEVDGVLVVLSPQAMTDPTGAAKAVIEAAKLSRKPLIAAWMGGGKVREGIKLLNDEGIPTYSSPEKAIRAFMHLVSYARNRETLYETPREVPIEFALDRDKLRAVFDTILSEGNDILSETASKALLEAYEIPVTQTYIARTAEDAVHYAARVGYPVALKIHSPDITHKTDVGGVELNLMDADAVTEAFEGILKRAKQHRPSAHLEGVTVQHMLVAPDGRELIIGAKRDPVFGAVLLVGAGGTNAELFHDSALELPPLSENLARRMLESLQLWPLLEGYRGRPGVNLDRLVEVLMRLSYLVADFPEIVELDVNPLLATPEGAVALDARIVLDHQAVLHPPRAYSHLAIRPYPVEFSKQTKLKDGTEVLLRPIKPEDEPMWHELVASCSPESLHLRFRYMFKATTHQMATRFCFLDYDREIAIVAETEEDGQRKLIGVGRLVADADHREAEYAIIVSDPWQGKGVGSMLTDHCLEICDSWGIQSVIAETAPQNERMIHMFSHRDFDIDRSHARDSVVARKKLAVQK, encoded by the coding sequence ATGCCGATTCGCAATTTAGACAAGATTTTTGCTCCTAAAAGCGTTGCCGTTATCGGGGCAAGCAAACGTCCGTCTAGCGTCGGCAATACGGTTCTTCTGAACCTGGTCGATGGTGGGTTTACCGGCGCTGTTTATGCGGTGAATTCTAAATACACCGAAATCAACGGTGTGGCCTGTTTCGGGGCGGTGAGTGAAATCCCCGATCCAGTCGATCTAGCCGTGATATGTACCCCGGCGGCTACCGTGCCCGATATCGTTCGCCAATGCGGTGAAGCGGGGATTCGGGGATTGGTGATTCTGTCGGCAGGGTTTCGTGAAGCGTCTAAAGAAGGCGCTGCCTTAGAGGAAGAGATTCGGGGGATGGCTAGGCAGTTTGCTGGACTGCGGATCATCGGCCCGAATTGTCTTGGCGTGATGGCGCCACATCATTCGCTTAACGCCAGTTTCGCAAGTGATTCACCTATAAAGGGTCGCGTCGCGTTTATCTCGCAGTCGGGCGCGTTATGCACGGCAGTCCTTGACTGGGCAATTCAAGAAAATGTCGGCTTTTCGAATTTCGTGTCTGTCGGCAACATGTTGGACGTGGGGATCGCCGATTTGATTGACTACTTTGCAACCGATGGCTATACCGAGTCGATCATCCTGTATATGGAATCGATCAGCAAAGGGCGAGGATTCATGTCAGCGGCTCGGGCGTTTTCCCGGGAAAAGCCGATCATCGCTTACAAGGCTGGGCGATTCGCTCAGTCCGCCAAGGCGGCTGCGTCACACACCGGTGCGATGGCGGGGGTCGATAGCGTCTATGAGGCGGCGATGGCACGTGCAGGCATTGTACGCGTGTTCGACGTCGACGATCTTTTTGATTGTGCCGAACTGCTGGCTCGAAAAAAACTTCCATCTGGCCCGCGTTTGGCAATCATCACGAATGCTGGCGGCCCCGGGGTGATGGCGACCGATGCGTTGCTGGAACGACATGGCGTCTTGACCGAATTGTCCAGTGCAACTATCGCCAAACTAAACAAGAAACTTCCAGCGGCATGGTCACACGGTAACCCTGTCGATGTGATTGGCGACGCTCCGCCCGAACGCTTTTCCGCCGCCGTAGAAATCGTGTTGGGCGCTGAAGAGGTGGATGGCGTGCTGGTGGTGTTATCTCCACAGGCAATGACCGACCCGACAGGCGCAGCGAAAGCAGTGATCGAAGCGGCTAAGCTGTCTCGCAAACCGCTGATAGCGGCATGGATGGGGGGCGGCAAGGTGCGCGAGGGCATCAAACTTCTGAATGATGAGGGAATCCCGACCTATTCATCCCCCGAAAAAGCCATTCGAGCTTTCATGCACCTTGTGTCGTATGCCCGAAACCGCGAAACACTCTACGAAACGCCGCGAGAGGTTCCGATCGAATTCGCTCTCGATCGTGACAAGCTCCGCGCCGTGTTCGACACGATTTTGAGTGAAGGAAACGACATTCTTAGCGAGACGGCATCGAAAGCGCTATTGGAAGCGTATGAAATACCGGTGACTCAGACCTATATCGCTCGTACGGCTGAGGATGCGGTGCATTACGCCGCACGTGTGGGATATCCTGTCGCGCTGAAGATTCACTCGCCCGATATCACGCACAAAACAGACGTGGGCGGGGTCGAACTGAACCTGATGGATGCGGATGCGGTTACCGAAGCGTTTGAGGGGATTCTGAAACGGGCTAAGCAGCATCGGCCTTCGGCACATCTTGAAGGCGTTACCGTTCAGCACATGCTGGTTGCACCTGACGGACGCGAACTGATTATCGGTGCTAAACGTGATCCTGTGTTCGGCGCTGTCTTACTGGTGGGGGCAGGCGGAACGAATGCCGAACTCTTTCACGATTCTGCGCTCGAACTACCGCCGCTGAGTGAAAACCTTGCACGACGCATGTTGGAATCGTTGCAATTGTGGCCGCTGCTGGAGGGCTATCGCGGACGTCCAGGAGTCAACCTTGACCGGTTGGTGGAAGTTCTAATGCGTTTGTCCTACCTGGTCGCCGATTTCCCCGAGATTGTGGAACTGGACGTCAATCCGTTGCTGGCGACACCCGAGGGTGCCGTCGCGCTTGATGCCAGGATCGTGCTGGATCACCAAGCGGTTCTTCATCCTCCTCGTGCGTACTCCCATCTTGCCATCCGCCCCTATCCCGTTGAATTCTCCAAGCAGACAAAATTGAAAGATGGAACCGAGGTATTGCTTCGCCCCATCAAACCCGAAGACGAACCGATGTGGCACGAACTGGTGGCCAGTTGCTCACCCGAATCGCTGCACCTGCGTTTCCGTTACATGTTCAAAGCAACGACTCATCAAATGGCGACGCGTTTCTGCTTTCTTGACTACGACCGAGAAATCGCAATCGTTGCGGAAACCGAAGAGGATGGTCAACGGAAGTTAATTGGTGTTGGCCGTTTGGTTGCCGATGCGGATCATCGCGAAGCTGAATATGCGATTATTGTGAGCGATCCTTGGCAAGGTAAGGGAGTCGGATCGATGTTGACCGATCACTGTCTTGAGATCTGTGATTCCTGGGGTATCCAATCGGTCATCGCCGAAACGGCTCCACAAAATGAACGCATGATCCACATGTTTTCCCACCGCGATTTTGATATTGATCGAAGCCATGCGCGTGATTCCGTGGTTGCTCGCAAGAAACTTGCCGTCCAGAAATAG
- a CDS encoding DsrE family protein has translation MLFRVMFLATLLLPLAQSSARADDAKPAGDKQQVVVHLSHFTDDLHRCFMALKVANLMQEHGAEVTIFLDLEGVRLAERRQSLDLTWGPDSPTLSTHYDSFTEGGGKVVVCPHCAKSARIGDGALKRNAEIATMPSLGKMLMDADKIMDY, from the coding sequence ATGCTTTTTCGCGTAATGTTTCTTGCCACGCTTTTATTGCCACTCGCTCAGTCTTCTGCGAGAGCGGACGATGCGAAGCCAGCGGGAGATAAGCAACAAGTGGTTGTGCATCTGTCGCATTTCACCGATGACTTGCATCGCTGTTTCATGGCGTTGAAAGTTGCGAACCTAATGCAGGAACATGGTGCGGAGGTTACGATCTTTCTTGACCTTGAGGGCGTTCGATTGGCCGAACGCCGACAGTCGCTGGACCTGACCTGGGGACCGGATTCCCCAACGCTTTCAACACACTATGACAGCTTCACCGAAGGTGGTGGTAAGGTTGTGGTCTGCCCGCATTGTGCCAAATCGGCTCGGATTGGTGACGGAGCGCTCAAACGCAATGCGGAGATCGCAACCATGCCATCGCTCGGAAAAATGCTGATGGACGCCGACAAGATCATGGACTACTAA
- the trxC gene encoding thioredoxin TrxC, whose translation MNLVCSACSALNRVPDSKLHDKPVCGKCKQSLLPDKPVELTDATFARFIAKTEVPVLVDFWAPWCGPCRMMAPAFAEAAAQLSPQVILAKLDTEANPVAASPFGISSIPTMILFKRGAEVSRQSGMLNADQIVQFAS comes from the coding sequence GTGAATCTAGTCTGCTCCGCATGCTCTGCTTTGAATCGCGTTCCCGATTCGAAGTTGCACGACAAGCCTGTCTGCGGCAAGTGCAAACAATCTCTACTACCCGATAAACCTGTCGAACTTACCGACGCCACTTTCGCAAGATTTATCGCGAAAACCGAAGTGCCTGTGCTCGTCGATTTCTGGGCACCTTGGTGCGGCCCCTGCCGGATGATGGCACCCGCATTCGCGGAAGCGGCCGCACAACTATCACCACAGGTCATCCTCGCCAAATTAGACACCGAAGCCAATCCCGTGGCAGCGTCTCCATTCGGGATTTCAAGCATCCCGACAATGATCTTGTTCAAGCGAGGAGCCGAAGTTTCGCGGCAATCCGGCATGCTAAACGCAGACCAAATCGTTCAGTTCGCCAGCTGA
- a CDS encoding NAD(P)-dependent alcohol dehydrogenase, whose protein sequence is MADLMKAFVMEGIGKTAFMDKPVPEPGPNDAIVKTTRALVCTSDVHTLKGAIGDRSNLTLGHEAVGVVAKLGSEVRGFKEGDRVAVNAITPCFQCQNCQRGYTSQCDTMLGGWKFANTKDGNFAEYFHVNDASANLTSIPGSISDDIAVYACDMLSTGFMGAEHANIPLGGTVVIFAQGPVGLMATVGARLLGAGLVIGVDGVAARLSLSRHFGADVTIDFTQQDPLEEILKLTGGVGVDSAIECLGSQATFESCVKATRPGGTISVAGYFGHGDSVEIPRVEWGVGMSDKVIRTGLCPGGNVRMSRLLGLIERGRVDPSPLTTHRFAFDDVDKALHLMETKEDGILKPLVVFK, encoded by the coding sequence ATGGCTGACTTGATGAAAGCGTTTGTGATGGAAGGGATTGGGAAAACCGCATTCATGGACAAACCGGTCCCTGAACCCGGCCCCAATGACGCAATTGTTAAAACGACTCGAGCTCTCGTTTGCACCTCCGATGTGCACACCCTTAAGGGAGCCATTGGCGATCGCAGCAACCTGACGCTCGGACACGAAGCGGTTGGTGTGGTTGCAAAATTGGGGAGCGAAGTGCGTGGGTTCAAGGAGGGAGATCGTGTGGCCGTTAACGCCATCACCCCCTGTTTTCAATGCCAAAACTGTCAACGCGGATATACTTCCCAGTGCGATACGATGCTGGGTGGTTGGAAATTTGCGAACACCAAAGACGGCAACTTCGCAGAATACTTTCACGTCAACGACGCTAGCGCAAACCTGACCTCGATTCCCGGTTCGATCTCTGACGACATTGCAGTCTATGCGTGTGACATGCTGTCGACCGGATTCATGGGCGCCGAACACGCGAACATACCGCTAGGCGGGACGGTCGTCATTTTTGCCCAAGGTCCCGTCGGATTGATGGCGACTGTCGGAGCTCGTCTGTTGGGTGCCGGTTTGGTGATCGGTGTCGACGGCGTTGCAGCACGCCTTTCGCTGTCTCGTCACTTTGGGGCCGACGTCACGATCGACTTCACCCAACAAGACCCGCTCGAAGAAATCCTCAAACTCACCGGTGGCGTCGGAGTGGATTCGGCGATCGAGTGTCTCGGTTCCCAGGCGACGTTCGAATCTTGCGTGAAAGCCACTCGCCCAGGCGGCACGATCTCGGTTGCGGGATACTTTGGTCATGGCGACAGCGTCGAAATTCCTCGAGTGGAATGGGGCGTCGGCATGAGCGACAAAGTGATTCGGACGGGACTCTGCCCCGGTGGAAATGTACGCATGTCACGCCTATTGGGATTGATCGAACGCGGTCGAGTCGATCCGTCACCGTTGACGACTCACAGGTTTGCGTTCGACGATGTCGACAAAGCGCTGCACCTGATGGAAACAAAAGAAGACGGCATCCTCAAGCCGCTAGTCGTGTTCAAATAG
- a CDS encoding P-loop NTPase family protein, translating into MTFTIPVTYYFEILRGVVLRGADLSDLMPWVLGLTVCGVVVLTLSVSRFQKRLSG; encoded by the coding sequence GTGACGTTTACAATCCCGGTGACCTACTATTTTGAAATCCTGCGTGGTGTGGTCTTGCGAGGTGCGGACTTATCCGATCTGATGCCTTGGGTGCTGGGGCTGACCGTCTGTGGAGTGGTTGTGCTTACCCTCAGCGTCTCACGATTTCAAAAACGATTGAGTGGCTAG
- a CDS encoding NADP-dependent oxidoreductase, whose translation MPQSPETNRRIVLNSRPHGAPSPDNFRLDTTELPKPTDGQMLLRTVYLSLDPYMRGRMSDAPSYAAPVELGEVMVGGTVCQVEQSFHPEFAVGDWVLANTGWQDYAVSDGQGVIPLGRNLEHPARSLGVLGMPGFTAYMGLLDIGQPKPRETVVVAAATGAVGSAVGQIAKLKGCRVVGVAGGPKKCKAAVETFGFDACIDHYASDFDQQLADACSSGIDVYFESVGGKVFDAVLPLLNVKARIPVCGLIAHYNDTALPEGPDRLPLLMQTFLIRRIKAQGFIIFDDYGPRYGEFLAEMTEWVKSGKVKSIEDVVEGLENAPNAFIGLLEGKNFGKLAVHVG comes from the coding sequence ATGCCTCAATCACCAGAAACAAACCGGCGAATCGTACTGAACTCTCGCCCCCATGGTGCTCCGTCACCCGACAACTTCCGCCTGGACACTACGGAACTACCGAAACCGACTGACGGACAGATGTTGCTGCGAACCGTCTACCTATCGTTAGATCCGTACATGCGCGGGCGGATGAGTGACGCGCCGTCGTACGCCGCTCCAGTTGAACTTGGCGAAGTGATGGTGGGGGGGACCGTCTGTCAAGTCGAACAATCATTTCATCCTGAGTTTGCTGTGGGCGATTGGGTTTTGGCGAACACAGGATGGCAGGATTATGCCGTATCGGACGGGCAGGGGGTGATTCCGCTTGGGCGAAATTTAGAGCATCCCGCCAGGTCGTTGGGCGTCCTTGGGATGCCAGGTTTCACCGCCTATATGGGGCTGCTTGACATTGGTCAGCCCAAACCTCGCGAGACCGTTGTGGTCGCCGCAGCGACCGGTGCGGTCGGATCCGCAGTCGGCCAGATCGCCAAGCTAAAAGGGTGCCGCGTCGTAGGCGTGGCAGGCGGGCCTAAAAAGTGCAAAGCCGCTGTCGAAACGTTTGGCTTTGACGCGTGCATTGACCACTACGCATCCGATTTCGATCAGCAACTGGCAGATGCGTGCTCAAGCGGTATCGACGTTTACTTTGAAAGCGTCGGCGGGAAAGTGTTCGATGCCGTCCTCCCACTTCTGAACGTTAAGGCTCGGATTCCGGTATGCGGATTGATCGCCCACTACAACGACACCGCCTTACCCGAAGGCCCAGATCGTTTGCCGTTGCTGATGCAAACGTTTTTGATTCGACGAATCAAAGCACAAGGATTCATCATTTTCGATGACTACGGCCCGCGTTATGGCGAATTCCTCGCTGAAATGACCGAGTGGGTTAAATCAGGGAAAGTGAAGTCGATCGAGGATGTCGTCGAGGGCCTGGAGAACGCCCCCAACGCCTTCATCGGTTTGTTAGAAGGCAAGAACTTCGGCAAACTAGCGGTCCACGTCGGCTAG
- a CDS encoding transposase, producing the protein MNVDELLERFKKDCPVALGTRLVLNHLLSNERMDALFARHVERQRCGELLFSSVADVMACVALKIKPSVNAAYRRHKENIEVSIASVYNKLQGIELQVSRALVSETAAELSQLWDHLEGPKSLPVFNGYATRIMDGNHLAGTEHRIKELRTLGAAALPATTIPILDPDKKLLVDVIVCRDGHAGEATLHPQIFDLVQKDQVWIGDRHFASQKMMTTIALDKQAFFVLRHSTALLPNWESQGKRSKIGPCDGGVLYEQKISFTYQGRPLHLRRITIELDKPTRKGDKAVHILTNLPKRVSAKKVAKGYRKRWNIETAFQQLATTLHSEIKTLGYPKAALFSFCMAVMMYNILSVIKTSIGCAANDADLADKVSSYYAANDVSESWKGFAIAVTEEEFDSVYRELTLEQLAKELVDIGKQLDFSRYKKSPRGPKKPPPKKKSGNRGNHVSTAKILDQRAAKC; encoded by the coding sequence ATGAATGTTGACGAACTGCTCGAACGCTTCAAAAAAGATTGTCCTGTAGCGTTAGGAACTCGTTTAGTGCTCAATCATTTGCTCAGTAACGAGCGGATGGACGCTCTCTTTGCGAGGCATGTAGAACGCCAAAGGTGCGGTGAACTATTGTTTTCTTCAGTCGCTGACGTCATGGCATGTGTTGCCCTGAAAATCAAACCTTCGGTGAATGCTGCTTACAGACGACACAAAGAAAATATCGAAGTTTCCATCGCATCCGTTTACAACAAACTTCAAGGCATCGAGCTGCAGGTGAGCCGTGCTTTGGTTAGTGAAACAGCAGCCGAGCTTTCACAGTTGTGGGATCATCTTGAAGGTCCCAAATCATTGCCAGTGTTTAACGGCTACGCCACGCGGATCATGGACGGCAACCACTTGGCAGGAACGGAGCATCGCATCAAAGAGCTACGGACTCTTGGCGCTGCAGCCCTACCGGCCACCACCATTCCAATACTCGATCCCGACAAGAAGCTACTTGTGGACGTGATTGTTTGTCGCGATGGACATGCCGGCGAAGCCACTTTGCATCCCCAAATTTTTGACCTCGTCCAAAAGGATCAAGTTTGGATTGGTGACCGCCACTTTGCTTCGCAGAAGATGATGACGACCATCGCCTTAGACAAACAAGCGTTTTTCGTTTTGCGTCATTCAACAGCTTTGCTGCCGAACTGGGAATCGCAAGGAAAACGCAGTAAAATCGGGCCTTGTGATGGTGGCGTTTTGTATGAACAGAAGATTTCTTTTACGTACCAAGGCCGCCCCCTTCACTTGCGTCGGATCACGATTGAACTCGATAAGCCGACTCGCAAAGGGGACAAAGCCGTCCACATTTTGACCAATCTGCCCAAACGCGTCAGCGCAAAAAAAGTGGCGAAGGGATACCGTAAGCGATGGAACATCGAAACAGCCTTCCAGCAACTCGCCACGACGCTTCACAGTGAAATCAAGACGCTTGGATATCCCAAAGCGGCGCTATTCAGTTTTTGCATGGCGGTAATGATGTACAACATTCTGAGCGTGATAAAAACATCGATTGGCTGTGCAGCGAACGACGCGGATTTAGCCGACAAGGTCTCGAGTTATTACGCGGCCAATGATGTCTCGGAATCGTGGAAAGGTTTTGCGATAGCGGTCACCGAAGAAGAGTTTGATTCTGTGTATCGAGAACTAACCTTGGAGCAGCTCGCTAAGGAGCTGGTCGACATCGGAAAGCAGCTCGATTTCAGCCGTTACAAAAAGAGCCCCAGAGGCCCAAAGAAGCCGCCACCAAAAAAGAAAAGCGGTAACCGCGGCAACCATGTTTCGACTGCCAAAATCCTCGACCAAAGAGCCGCTAAGTGCTAG
- the cls gene encoding cardiolipin synthase produces the protein MTYLLEYSDYGSAGLLIPAGLVLIHLCALLSAFHSLQHVRTSQAAVAWVVGLVTLPYLALPLYWVFARNRFEGYREAIRDIGKEHDQSVTSIRRELFSEPCNQPRTFQSPLAQVATVMGTPVSQGNKYRLLIDGIAFFDTMLWQIQSAKRYVYASFYIIRDDQIGKRFADALIERANAGVTVRLLYDEVGCIRLSNRYLRRLTEAGVDVHSFNTRQGWVNRFQVNFRNHRKMIVVDGRVSIVGGLNVGDEYLGAIPSMSPWRDTSVQIEGSLTRKVQAVFAGDYYWAARADLPEADWQRKTDCGTTDSNDPSLQEEPSGLGAVCTTGPADERPRTSMMFSAAIGAAKERLWISTPYLVPDDAMIVALAMAKARGVDVRLLIPSVADLWAVYLAGFYYERKLAEIGVPVFRFTNGMLHQKCVLVDDSLTLIGSTNFDNRSLHLNFEVMVAIEDRAFICEVEKMLDRDFANAKRSNGSNRPLRPWFARAGTALARLFSPVL, from the coding sequence ATGACATATCTGCTTGAGTATTCTGATTACGGCTCGGCGGGCCTTTTGATTCCAGCAGGTTTGGTGCTGATTCATTTGTGCGCCCTGCTTTCGGCGTTCCACTCGCTTCAACATGTCCGAACCTCACAGGCTGCAGTCGCTTGGGTCGTCGGGTTGGTTACCCTTCCCTACCTAGCATTGCCACTGTACTGGGTGTTCGCCCGGAATCGGTTCGAGGGATATCGAGAGGCGATCCGGGATATCGGAAAGGAACATGATCAATCGGTTACTTCGATCCGTCGAGAATTATTCAGCGAGCCGTGCAATCAGCCGCGGACGTTTCAGTCCCCCTTGGCACAGGTTGCCACCGTCATGGGGACTCCGGTCAGCCAAGGAAATAAATATCGATTGCTTATCGATGGGATAGCCTTTTTCGATACGATGCTGTGGCAAATCCAGTCGGCGAAACGGTACGTGTACGCTTCCTTCTACATCATCCGTGACGACCAGATTGGAAAGCGTTTTGCGGATGCACTGATCGAACGAGCTAACGCAGGCGTAACGGTTCGGCTGTTATATGACGAAGTCGGGTGCATTCGTTTGTCAAACCGATATCTGCGTCGCCTAACCGAAGCCGGTGTGGATGTGCATTCGTTCAACACCCGTCAGGGCTGGGTGAATCGATTTCAGGTCAACTTTCGAAATCACCGCAAGATGATCGTCGTCGATGGCAGAGTCTCGATCGTCGGCGGGTTGAACGTGGGGGATGAATATCTGGGGGCGATTCCTTCGATGTCGCCATGGCGGGACACCAGCGTTCAAATCGAGGGGAGTCTGACCCGAAAAGTCCAAGCGGTGTTTGCCGGTGATTACTACTGGGCGGCTAGAGCCGATCTACCAGAGGCCGATTGGCAGCGGAAGACGGACTGCGGGACAACGGATTCTAACGATCCTTCTTTGCAGGAAGAACCGAGCGGATTGGGAGCCGTTTGCACGACGGGACCCGCCGACGAACGACCGCGCACGTCGATGATGTTTTCGGCTGCCATTGGGGCTGCCAAGGAGCGCCTTTGGATCAGCACGCCCTATCTGGTACCAGATGATGCGATGATCGTAGCCTTGGCCATGGCAAAGGCACGTGGAGTCGATGTGCGACTGCTGATCCCATCCGTTGCCGACCTGTGGGCCGTCTACCTGGCAGGATTCTATTACGAACGAAAATTGGCGGAGATTGGCGTTCCTGTATTCCGTTTTACAAATGGCATGCTTCACCAGAAATGTGTTCTTGTTGACGATTCGTTGACGCTGATCGGATCGACCAATTTTGATAACCGGTCGCTACACCTGAATTTTGAAGTGATGGTTGCGATTGAGGACCGAGCATTCATCTGTGAGGTGGAAAAGATGCTCGATCGAGATTTTGCCAACGCAAAACGCAGTAATGGGTCGAATCGGCCATTGCGTCCATGGTTCGCTCGAGCCGGGACGGCGTTAGCTCGTCTGTTCAGCCCGGTTCTTTAA
- a CDS encoding TVP38/TMEM64 family protein: protein MDDDLGTPVQKTRSSLGKKAGVFFIVAVAVLLVYFKFGHLLSLEGLATQESQLRAYQAEHPVLVFGAAFLVYVLATGLSLPGAAALTLVYGWYFGFARGLVLVSFASTAGATMAFLLSRFLFRDAIQNRFGQRLESFNRSLEKEGPFFLFTLRLIPAVPFFVINAVMGLTPIRTRTFWWVSQVGMLAGTVIYVYAGSSVPDLQTLADKGIGAVFTPSQLVKLAIAFALLGLFPLAVRYAMKFFYRGRPVGDGQ, encoded by the coding sequence ATGGATGATGACCTCGGAACCCCGGTCCAGAAGACTCGCTCTTCGCTTGGCAAGAAAGCCGGAGTCTTTTTTATCGTGGCGGTCGCGGTTCTCCTCGTTTACTTCAAATTCGGCCACTTGCTCAGCCTAGAAGGTCTCGCAACCCAGGAATCACAGCTACGAGCTTACCAGGCCGAACATCCGGTCCTGGTGTTCGGGGCAGCGTTTTTGGTCTATGTCCTCGCCACCGGTTTGTCACTTCCTGGTGCCGCGGCCCTCACACTCGTCTACGGCTGGTATTTTGGATTTGCACGCGGACTGGTCCTTGTCAGTTTCGCATCGACCGCTGGGGCGACGATGGCGTTCTTGCTCAGTCGGTTTCTATTTCGTGACGCGATTCAAAATCGATTTGGGCAACGACTGGAAAGCTTCAACCGATCCCTGGAGAAAGAAGGGCCCTTTTTCCTGTTCACTTTACGACTAATACCTGCGGTTCCATTTTTTGTCATCAACGCAGTCATGGGCTTAACCCCGATTCGGACGCGAACATTTTGGTGGGTCAGTCAAGTCGGCATGCTGGCAGGTACGGTGATCTACGTTTATGCCGGGTCAAGCGTACCCGACCTGCAAACGCTTGCGGACAAAGGGATCGGCGCGGTCTTCACTCCCAGTCAACTCGTAAAGCTCGCGATCGCCTTTGCCCTGCTGGGGCTCTTTCCGCTGGCCGTTCGATACGCAATGAAGTTCTTTTACCGTGGTCGACCGGTGGGCGATGGCCAATAA